The following are encoded together in the Phyllopteryx taeniolatus isolate TA_2022b chromosome 21, UOR_Ptae_1.2, whole genome shotgun sequence genome:
- the tomm7 gene encoding mitochondrial import receptor subunit TOM7 homolog isoform X2, whose amino-acid sequence MAKISKETKQRLQQLFQCGQFVIRWGFIPTVLYLGFKRGADPGMPEPSVLGLLWG is encoded by the exons atggcaaaaataagtAAAGAGACCAAACAGCGGTTACAGCAGCTGTTCCAGTGCGGACAATTCGTTATCCGATGGGGTTTTATTCCTACCGTGCTGTATTTGG GCTTCAAACGAGGAGCAGATCCAGGAATGCCAGAGCCTTCCGTCTTGGG TTTACTTTGGGGTTGA
- the tomm7 gene encoding mitochondrial import receptor subunit TOM7 homolog isoform X1 — MAKISKETKQRLQQLFQCGQFVIRWGFIPTVLYLGFKRGADPGMPEPSVLGMRALKEKDAIHVAQLEAAIRCRWRWAWLKLEAKTKKQGNEANLILILNLYINVLEHCK; from the exons atggcaaaaataagtAAAGAGACCAAACAGCGGTTACAGCAGCTGTTCCAGTGCGGACAATTCGTTATCCGATGGGGTTTTATTCCTACCGTGCTGTATTTGG GCTTCAAACGAGGAGCAGATCCAGGAATGCCAGAGCCTTCCGTCTTGGG aatgagagcgcTTAAAGAgaaggatgctattcatgtggcacagcttgaagcagccatcaggtgcaggtggagatgggcctggctcaagttggaggccaaaacaaaaaagcaaggaaatgaggcaaatttaattttaatcctaaatttgtacatcaacgtACTTGAgcactgtaaataa